From Agelaius phoeniceus isolate bAgePho1 chromosome 19, bAgePho1.hap1, whole genome shotgun sequence, a single genomic window includes:
- the NARF gene encoding nuclear prelamin A recognition factor, with protein MKCENCSKKECSKKQKNDDTQSTSVDALSSSDGSEEKNEFDTLANAKILLSDCLACDSCMTLEEGARVFQQNQKEFFRVLNLNKKCDTSKHKVLAVSLCPQSLPYFAAKFNLSVNEAAKRLCGFLKSLGVHYVFDTTIAADFSILESQREFVQRYQRRNQEEHALPMFASACPGWIRYAERVLTNLVTSHICTAKSPQQIMGSLVKGYFARQQNLSPDKIFHVVVAPCYDKKLEALREDFYTALYNSAEVDCVLTSGEIVQIMEQNNVSMKDVTEVAVDSLFDGLKEGDVVRHDGKRSDGYLEHIFKHAAKELFGVDVKEITYKALKNKDFQEVTLEKDGETVLRFAAAYGFRNIQNMVLKLKKGKFFYHFVEVLACPGGCLNGKGQAQSEDGKPDRALLAQMEEVYTAIPARLPESNLHVQRMYQDWLEGMDSKKAQDTLHTSYSAVNQSTSSLDIKW; from the exons ATGAAGTGCGAGAACTGCAGCAAAAAG gaatgcagtaaaaaacagaaaaatgacGATACACAAAGTACATCTGTTGATGCATTGAGTTCAAgtgatggctctgaagag AAAAATGAGTTTGATACATTGGCTAATGCTAAAATACTCCTTAGCGACTGCCTAGCTTGTGACAGTTGCATGACATTGGAAGAAGGAGCCAGAGTTTTCCAACAGAATCAGAAGGAATTCTTTCGTGTTCTCAACCTTAATAAG AAATGTGATACCTCAAAACACAAAGTGTTGGCAGTGTCTCTATGCCCTCAGTCATTGCCTTATTTTGCTGCTAAATTCAATCTCTCTGTGAATGAAGCAGCCAAGAGACTCTGTGGTTTCCTCAAAAGTCTTG GGGTGCATTATGTGTTTGACACCACCATAGCTGCAGATTTCAGTATCCTGGAGAGCCAGAGGGAATTTGTGCAGCGCTACCAACGGAGGAACCAGGAGGAACATGCCTTACCAATGTTTGCCTCTGCTTGCCCTG GCTGGATCCGTTATGCTGAAAGGGTGCTCACCAACCTGGTGACCTCTCACATCTGCACTGCAAAGTCCCCACAGCAGATCATGGGCTCCCTAGTGAAGGGCTACTTTGCCAGGCAGCAG AACTTGTCTCCTGATAAAATTTTCCATGTGGTTGTGGCACCTTGTTATGACAAAAAGCTGGAAGCCTTGAGAGAAGATTTCTACACTGCCTTGTATAATTCAGCAGAAGTTGATTGTGTCCTGACATCAG GTGAAATTGTCCAAATAATGGAACAGAACAATGTGTCAATGAAAGATGTGACTGAAGTAGCTGTAGATAGTTT GTTTGATGGCTTAAAGGAGGGAGATGTAGTAAGGCATGATGGCAAGAGATCTGATGGTTACCTGGAGCACATTTTTAAACATGCTGCAAAGGAGCTTTTTGGTGTGGATGTCAAGGAGATCACCTACAAAGCACTAAA GAACAAGGACTTTCAAGAAGTTACCCTTGAAAAGGATGGGGAGACAGTGCTGCGTTTTGCAGCAGCTTATGGCTTCAGAAATATCCAAAACATGGTCCTGAAGTTGAAAAAAGGAAAGTTTTTCTACCATTTTGTAGAAGTCCTTGCCTGCCCAGGAG ggTGCCTCAATGGGAAGGGCCAGGCCCAGAGTGAGGATGGCAAACCAGACAGAGCCCTGCTGGCCCAGATGGAGGAGGTGTACACTGCcattcctgccaggctgccagAGAGCAACCTGCACGTGCAGAGGATGTACCAGGACTGGCTGGAGGGCATGGACTCCAAGAAGGCCCAGGACACCCTGCACACCTCCTACAGTGCAGTAAATCAGAGCACCAGCAGCCTGGACATCAAATGGTAA